The sequence ACACTTGCCCACTCACGCAATGTCAAGACAGAACTGGCAAGCAAACAACAAGCAACGGCGGCTACCCCGACAAGCGAGGTTGATAGGGCAATCACTGTATCGCCTACTCGGTCTTCACTTGTGAAAAGAAACGCCTCCAACAGCCACTTCCATCCGTAAGCGACTAGGAACAGCAGGAAAAGCGTTACACCAGTGCTTATATAGGAACGTTTTTGCACAAGCAGAACACCATCTTGGCGCCTAATCGCGTACAGAGCGATAGCCGCCATCGCCAAAAAGGCAAGTAAACTTGCATACGCCCCTCCCATTGCTGATGCCATAACTGGTATAAACAAGAGGTTACCCGCCAGCTTTACTGCAAGACCAACAGCCACGGCATAGAGGGGAATATGGATTTTGCCATAGCCTTGCAAAATGGCTGCAGCCGTCAAGTAGAGCGAAGCAGGGAAAATCGAGACAGCAACAACTTGCATGATGTCTGTTCCTGCACGGTCCGTAAACAGCATATGGTTGACAGGTCCCATTAGTACAACCAAGCCAATCGCGGCCCCTCCCCCTAGCAAAATCGTCATCCGAACTGCTGCATCGCGGTATATCTGCGCATGTCGCTCCTTTCCTCCTGCCAGCGCTTTAGCTAACAGGGGAACAAGGGCGAGAGCGAGGGAAGTGGCAAGCACCGTGCCAAGCTGTATGAGCGGCTGGCCTCGGTCATACACACCCTTTGCCAAATAAGCTTGTTCTTCTTGTAAGCCTGCTTCTTGGAGCAAACGAACGACAGTAAAAACGTCAACCATTTGAAACAGCAATAAGACTAAAGCGTTGATACACACGTACACGCTTTGCGATAAAGTCGATGTACTTTGCCTAAGCGCTGAGCCTATAGAGGCGAAGGAAAGCTTCCATTTTTTCCATTTAATCTGCCTTGTAGCAACTACGACAATGATACAGCCAGCAAAGCTTCCTAAAAGCGAGCCGTACACAGCACCTGTGCCGATCATATAAGGTCCACTATTGGCAGCTGCCAAAGCATATGTTACAAAAATAATCGCCGCTACCCGTAAAAGCTGTTCGCCTATATGGGAAAAAGCAGTCGGTTTCATATCGCCGTACCCTTGTCCAACTCCCCTACCTACGCTCAGTATAGGCAAAAACAAAAAACCAACGCTTACGAGGCGAAGAAGGGGGGCAAGGCGTTCATCCCCCATAAATTGGGCAACTAACGGCGCTGCTGCTGCGAATCCAATGCTAGCTATGACAGCGAATACGGCCATTCCCACAAACGCTTGTCTGGCCAATTCATTTGCTTGTTTATCTAGCCCTTGCGCCTTCTTCTCAGCAACTTGCCGGGAAATAACAACTGGAAAGCCATAAAGGGCAAGAATGGCAATTGTCCCGTAAAAAGGGTAGATTTGCTGGTATACGTAAAAACCAAAGTCACCAGCAATGTTTTGAAATGGGATTCGGTAGACAGCCGATAGTACCTTAGCCATCAGTGCTGCAAACGCAATAAACACTGCGCCTTTAACTGCTCCCGTCCTGCCTGAATCACCCAACCATTGTTTGCTACTCAAAACATAAACAAAAGTGAAAACGAGCCAATCGCTCCTTTGTTTACGGTGTTATTAAAAGCAGCATTCCTCTCCTTTTTGACACTAACACGGTGTTCTCTAAACATGCCCCGTTGGATTTGCACCGGGCTTCGATCCCCTCAGTAGGGTGGTCGGCCCAAACCGTCCAACGGTATCTTTGCGTCTTCTCTATGTATGATACTAATAATTATTTTCTTTTTCCAGTGCGCTTCAATCCGACTGGAGAAACGTGGTATGATAGAGGGTAGAATTTGATAAGCGAAGGTGATGTTTTGAAAGCGCGAAACCTATGGTTTTCGGTCTGGCTCCACCCGCGTAGGCAGATGCAGGATGTCCTTCAGTATGGCTTACATAAAAAAGCCGCCCTATTGATCTCATTATTGTTTGGCTTGCTTACGACATTGTCCTATTCTCACATCCAAGCCTTTATTTTGTTAGGCGAGTTGTCAGCCGCCTCCATATTGGTTATTTTAGTGATTGGTTCTTTGATGGGTCCTTTGCTATACTACGTGTTTGGCCTTCTTCTGGGAAGGGTCGGCAGTTGGTATGGTGGCAATGGCGATGTGGAAGCGACAAGAAAAGCACTGGTTTATGGCTTTTTTATGCCAGGAATCCTGCTAGGGCTTGTCAGCATACTCCTTTTTGGTATAGCCTATGTGCAGGCTTATTTTTTACACAGCAACGTCGTGTATATCGTTTACCGAATCGGCGTGTTTGTCCATAACGTGGCTTCGATTTGGTTGATCGGCATTTTTCTCGTTGCTTTTGCAGAAGCGCAAAAAATTAAACTGTGGCGATCGATGCTGATTTTGATCGCTTTTCTTGGCTGCATGGCGATTCTTTTTATCGTCATTGACCAAATCACACGGCTTTTTATATAGGAATTGAAATTCGTTTGAACAGAAGGGACTTTTATGAAAAAAATTATTTTTACTGGGGGAGGGTCGGCTGGCCATGTCACCCCGAATCTTGCTATTATCAACGAGCTTAATGACAAAGACTGGTCAATTGCCTATATCGGTTCTTATGAAGGGATTGAACGGCAACTAGTTGAAAAGGCCGGGATTCGCTACTTTGGCATCTCCAGTGGCAAGCTACGCCGCTATATGGATTGGAAAAATGTGACCGATATTGCTCGAATTGCAAATGGTTTTCGCCAAGCCCGGAAAATTTTAAAAGCGGAAAAGCCCGATGTGGTGTTTTCCAAGGGAGGCTTTGTCACGGTACCAGTTGTTGCTGCAGCTTATACGCTCCGGATTCCCGTCCATTTGCACGAAAGCGACTTGACGCCAGGGCTTGCAAACCGCCTCGCTAAACGATTTGCTAACACATTTTATACATCATTCGCTGAAACAGCCGCCCATTTCCCAAAAGGAGCAACCACAACGGTCGGCTCTCCAATTCGCCGCGAGCTCCTCGAAGGCTCCCGCATTCAAGGGCTGACCTTAACAGATTTTAGCCGAGAGCGGCCGACATTGCTCGTTATGGGCGGGAGCTTAGGGGCAAAGCGGATTAACGAAGCCATTCGCGAATCCCTTGATACGCTAACAAACACGTATCAAATCATCCATATTTGCGGTAAAGGCCACCTCGATCCAGCGTTGGAAGGGCGCCGCAACTACAAACAATATGAATATGTTCATGATGAACTGCCTCACTTTCTTCAAGCGGCAGACCTCGTTGTCACACGCGGCGGTTCAAATGCCATTTTTGAGTTTTTGGCTTTGCACATTCCAATGCTCATCATCCCTCTTTCACGAGCACAAAGCCGGGGCGACCAAATCTTGAACGCCCAGACTTTTGTCAAAAATGGCTATGCCCGCATGTTAGAGGAAGAAAATTTGACAAAGGAAACATTGCAACAGGAAGTCCAGGAACTTTATGATGGAAGGCAAACATACATTGAGGCAATGAATGCGAGCCAAGCAACAAACGCTGTTGCCTACATTACGGAGAAGCTTGAGCAAGAAGTCCAATAAAAAAACGCCCGTGGGCGTTTTTTTATTGGACTTATAGAGCACCAACTATTACGAGGAAAAAGCTAACAACCATCGCAATCACGAGCAGCATCGCTCCTAAAATGAGGACAACCAAAACTGATTTCCATGCAGAAAATTGATGGGCTTCGCCAATTCCATGCATCAAAAGTACGAATGTCCAAATCCCCGCTGTCACACTAATAAGGCTGAGGATGTTTTGTGCCCACAGTTGTAGTGGCGAAAGCGCGATCTCTATACCTAAAAGAATGCTTTCGATGTCAAACCAATAATAGGTTTCGCCGATAACGAGAATAAAAGGGATGCTAATAAGGCCAAGAATACTTAATGGGATCATGCTTGTATGTACAGTAGCGACGCGAAGGTCAAGTGCTGTCCCTTTTCCACCAAGCCAACTACCGACCCACTTGTATAGCCAAGAGAGGACATAGAGGCTAATCGGAGCTACCACAATGCTAGTAAGTAAAGCAAACACAATAACGTAAGCAAATGTTGGAACAACTTCGCTCGAAAAATTTGTAAAAGTGCTCACTACAGCAGACACATAAGCAATCAGCAAATAATTCCATGTCTGATTCTTTTCTCTGGCTGTTTTTAATTCATCAGCGACAACTTGACGGGGACGAATCCATACTTTAAACCAATTTTGCATGTTTTTTGATATACCTCCTTTTTTTACTTGAACTCTTATCGTATCATACTCTCTTTTCAATTGATCAAAGAACACACAAAAAACACCATGTCGTTTCCATGGTGTTTTTGTTTGTGCTACTGCTCCATTTGCCTAGCCAAAAAGCCAGCTGCGGTTTCAGCCATTTTTTGTTCAAGATTGCCGTTCAATGGTTCATTTTTAGAGAAGATCACCACTGTACCAATGGGATCGCCGCCCGCAATGATTGGCGCGACAACGTATCCTTGATAATCGTCTTTGTGATCGCCAACAAGGTTGTATTCACCAGCATTGGCTTCCAAGTAAGATTTACGCTCTACCATAGCAGACTCAACCGCATCGCCAATTGCCTTATTGGCAAATTCTTTCTTTGGCGCCCCCGCTACAGCAATATACGTATCACGATCCGAGATGAGTACATTTTGATTTAAGCTATCATAAAGGGCTTCCGCATATTCTTTTGCAAAATCGCCAAGCTCGGAAATCGGCGAGTATTTTTTCAGAATCACTTCGCCGTCACGATCAACAAATATTTCTAAAGGGTCGCCTTCGCGAATCCGCAACGTGCGCCGTATTTCTTTCGGGATGACCACTCTCCCGAGATCGTCAATGCGTCGTACAATTCCTGTTGCTTTCATAAGAAGAGCCTCACTTTCTGAAGGTGTTTACACAGAATGATACAAATCAGAAGAATACATTCAATGGGGTGTAAATGTAGTATTCTTCCGTTTCCATGAACTATTCACCAGCGATTGAATTATTTTGTAATCTTTTTCGAAAGGAGGCTCTTAAAGCGGAAAATAGGACTAGCCTTACGACGCGGACATCGCTTTCTTTGACTTGTCAGCACGGATCAATGCTTCCAGTAATTCAATGATGTACGCAAGCAATGTTTCATCAGATAGTTGCTTTGTCTTAATAACCAGTTTGATTTGGCTTCCTTGTGAGCCGATGCTAACATCACGACCGATTTTTTGGGCAGCATCGACAAGTGTTGCAACATGGATGCGATTGGTTGTTTCCTCTGTCAATAAAATCGTAACGGCGTCTTTGCCTTCTGTAATTTTCTCAACTTTTTCTTGATCGGCAATCAGCTTAATTTTTGTCATTTCAAAAAGATAAGCGACTTGTTTTGGATATTCGCCGAAACGATCAACGAGCTCATCTTGCAAGTCAGCGATTTCTTCTAACGTTTCCACGCCTTTAAAGCGCTTGTACATCTCGATTTTTTGTTTCGCGTCAGGAATATACCGCTCTGGAATGTAGGCGTCAATATTTACATTCAGCTCCGCCTTAAATGGCGGTTCTTTCGGTTTTTCCCCTTTCCGTTCCTCAATTGCTTCTTTCAACATTTGCGAATACAAGTCAAACCCGACAGAGTCAATAAAACCATGCTGTTGGGACCCTAACAAGTTTCCGGCACCGCGGATCGTTAAATCACGCATCGCTATTTTAAAGCCTGAGCCAAGCTCAGTAAATTCTTTGATTGCCTGTAGGCGCTTCTCAGCCACTTCGGTTAACACTTTGTCAGGCTGGTACGTAAAATACGAGTATGCCACCCGGTTCGAGCGACCAACACGCCCGCGGATTTGATAAAGTTGGGACAAGCCCATCTTGTCAGCGTTGCAAACAATGAGCGTATTCACGTTTGGAATGTCAACGCCTGTTTCGATAATGGTTGTCGTTACGAGCACATCGCTTTCCCCTTCAAGGAAATCCAAAATGATCGATTCGAGTTCGCGCTCATTCATTTGCCCATGTGCATAGCTTACTCTTGCGTCAGGGACGAGCGTAGAAATTTGCTCCGTCATCCGCTCAATGTCTTCTACACGGTTATAGAGGACATACACTTGGCCACCACGGCTTAGTTCACGTTCGATCGCCTCGCGTACAATGGCTGGATTAAACTCAACAACATACGTTTGGACAGGAAAGCGGTTTTCTGGTGGCGTCTCAATAACCGATAAATCACGCACACCGAGCATCGACATATGGAGAGTTCGCGGAATCGGCGTCGCTGTCAACGTCAGCACATCGATATTGGCCTTCATGCGTTTGATTTTCTCTTTATGGGTAACGCCAAAACGCTGTTCTTCATCGACGATCAATAATCCCAAGTCTTTAAACTGTACGTCTTTTGAAAGCAGACGATGCGTACCGACGACCAAATCTACAGATCCTGCTTTTAAGCCTTTCAGCACTTCAGTTTGCTCTTTTCGTGAACGGAAACGGCTTAAAACGCCAACTGTAATCGGAAAGTCAGAAAATCGTTCTGAAATCGTTTCAAAATGCTGTTGCGCTAAAATCGTTGTCGGTACTAAAATGGCGACTTGCTTGCCATCCATTATCGCCTTAAAGGCAGCACGAATCGCCACTTCCGTTTTTCCGTACCCAACATCGCCGCACAATAGGCGATCCATTGGCCGTTGCTTTTCCATGTCTTCCTTAATTTCCTTAATGGCCCGCAACTGGTCTTCCGTTTCCTGGTACGGGAATGAGCTTTCAAACTCAGCTTGTTCCGGACCGTCAGGAGAAAAGCGGTGGCCAACACTTGCTTCACGTTCTGCATACAGCTTAATCAAATCATCAGCAATGTCTTCAACCGAAGATTGGACTTTCTTTTTTACTTTTTTCCAATCGCTTCCTCCGAGTGCATAAATCTTCGGATCTTTTTCTTCTGTTCCGACATATTTCTGCACTTGGTCAATTTGTTCGACGGGCACATAGAGCTTGTCATTGCCCGCATAGCGCAAATTTAAATAGTCTTTATGGACGCCATTGATTTCAAGCGTCTCGACGCCTAAATATTTACCGACACCATGATTCGTATGAACGACCAAGTCGCCAACAGCTAATTCGGAATAGCTTTTAATCCGCTCAGCGTTTGATAGCTTTTGCCGACGCTTAGGACGTTTCGCCCGCTTTGAAAATACTTCCTCTTCAGTAACGACGACAAGTTTCTGTTCGGATAGCTCAAACCCGGTGTGCAGGTGCCCTGTATAAATTTGCACTTTACCAGGAGTCAAATCCGTTATCGCCTCAATCAAATGGGCATCGATTTTTTCATCTTCTAAATTTAAAGCAAGCCGATTGGCACGGTCCTCTGTTCCGGCAATGAACAAAACGGTGTAATCGTTTGAAAGCCAGCGATTGACTTCGGAAGTAAGCAAATCCATTTGCCCATGGAAATTTTGCATTGACTTACATGACAAGTTAATGATTTGCTCTGGCTTCGTGGAAGGCACTTGTTTTTGGAAAAGCGACGTATAAAGAACCGGCTGCGGCGCCTGTTGCAGCCTTGCAAGGGCATCAAGGGACAATTGCGTACCGTGGACGATGCTCCCTTGTTCAAGCATCGCCGTATGCCATTCTGCCTCTTCTTTTTGCAAGTGTTCAGCCATTTCTTTGACGCGATTCATTTCGTCAACCCAGACAAACGCATTCTCTGGCATATAAGACAATAACGATTGCGGCGTTTCATAATAAAGCGACATGTATTTATACATGCCTTCAAACGTAGCCGATTGCTTCAGTTGGGCAATTTCAAAAGGAATATGTTCTTGTAATTTATCCCGCGTTTGTTTGCTTGATACTTTTTTTAGCGTTGCCTCATATTTTTCTTCCAACAACTTCGCCCCGTGGCTATAGTGTTGATGATGGAGCAGCACTTCTTGAGCAGGACCAATTGTTACTTCATCGATCATTCCTTCAGAACGCTGCGTCTCCAATGAAAAGTAGCGCATTGAATCGACTTCTGTATCAAACAGCTCAATTCGCAAAGGATGTTCCTTCGTAAGCGGATACAGATCGACAATGCCTCCGCGCACACTAAATTCCCCAGGTGCTGACACCATATCAGACCTGCGGTAACCCATTGTGACGAAATTTTTTATAAATTCTTCCAAATCACCGATGTCCTCGCCTGTTTTCAAATGGAGCTGGCTGCTTTGCCATAAAGCCTTTGGCGGCAATAAGCGGCGAATCCCAGCTAGCGGAGCGACGACAATGCCCTTAAAATCTTGGACAAGCGCATTAAGCAAATCCAAGCGCTGCGCTTTCATTTCCGGGCTGGCGACGGCAATTTCTGCTGAGATGAGCTCATTCACAGGATAAAGATAAACTGTGTCCTCATCTAATAATTCAACAAGATCTTCATATATTTTTTGGGCTTGGTATAAATTATGGGTAACCACGAGTTGGCTTCTTCCTGTTTCCCTGAATAACGCAGCGCTTACAACCGTGCGAGCGGAACCGGTCAGGCCAGTAAGAAGTTGCTCATTCATTTCATTTTCAATACCCTTTGCAACAGCGCGCACTTCTTTTACGCTGCCCACCAATTGCTGCAATCCTAACATCTTTTATTTCCCCCTGAATTTCTTCTCTTCGCGTATTCACATAAGCGGACAAACAAGTCGAGACGCGTTAAAGAAACCCCGAGCGCCGTACGTATTTTTACGGATACATACTCGACTTTTTAACGATAACTCCTTAAAGGAACTTGCTTATTGCTACTCATTGACAGCGCTGAATATGCCAATGCATCTTATGAACGGAAAAATGCTTTGGTTAAAAAGCTGACCAAAGCGTTGGTATTTTTGTTCTTTCTATAAACGAAGCCGCCTCTTTTCAATGGATGAAATACGGGTAACTATACAGCTGAGGATTATCACTCAACGCTGTATAGCAATCTTCACATATGGCCTTCACATGTATATCACCATTCTCGGAGTAAGTCAATAGTTCGTCTTTTTCCATTTCATTCAATTCATGAAAACCTAAGTCAGCTTCGGTTGCGTTTTCAAATACAACACCGATCGTCTGTCCACAATGGCGGCAGCCATAGTATACAGCCATTTTCCCACCTCTTTTTCACACTTGATTTTCATAGTATGGGCAAAAAAGATGGAAAATATCCGAATTCTAGTAGCTGCCCTTTCCCTTGTGCCTCCAACATGGCCCAAGCCATAGGATAGCTCGTTCATCCACGTCTAGAACGACCGGTTATCGTTGTCAAATCAGATCAGTTAAACGTATTCATCACTTCTAGAAAAGGCTTTTCTAGCCACGCCTCAATCGCCTTTGCCGATTTTTCAGCTGCTTCATCCATAAAGACCAATTCCTCTTTGCGATACGTATCGAGGACATAATTGACTACAGGCTCACCATGTGCAGGCCTGCCTATTCCAACGCGAATACGGTTAAACTCCTCTGTTCCTAAATGAGCTATCAATGATTTAATGCCATTGTGGCCGCCAGCGCTGCCTTTCTTTCGCAAGCGTATTTTTCCTACAGGCAAGTCGAGATCATCATAAATCACAACAAGCTCGTCGTTGCTGATATTAAAATAATCCATAAACGGGCGTACAGCTTCGCCTGATAAATTCATATACGTTAACGGCTTTAAAAGAACAACTTTTTCACTACCGATCCGCTTTTCTCCATAAATTGCTTTAAACTTTTGCTTGTCCAGGGGCAAGTCAAGTTCTTGTGCGCAACGGTCAATAATGTCAAACCCAATATTATGCCGTGTGTGTTCATACTTTTTCCCAGGGTTCCCTAGACCCACTACTAACTTCATTTGCTACTCCTTTACGAAAAAGGCATAACTCACACGAGCCATACCTTTCCTTTACACTTATTCTACACGGCCTGGCCGATCAAGGTTATCGTCATTCCGTTCTCCTGTCGCTTCCACTGATTCTGCCGTCGTATTGTCTTCCTCTGTTGCATCTGGATCTTCAGTAACCGTCGGCGGTGTTACCGTTACAACCGTCTCCTCGTCTTCATTGACGATCGTAACAGGCACATTGGCACGAATGTCAGAAACAGAAAGGCTGTCGCCAATGTTTAAATTTGAAATATCAACTGTTATTGCTTCCGGAATGTCAGCAGGAAGGCAATTGACCGTTATTTCATAAAGCAAGTGGTTGACGATGCCGCCTTCCTTCGCTCCCGGCGCATCCCCCTCTAAATGGACAGGGACATTCGCATCCCGTTCTTCATTCATATCAACTTCAAAAAAATCAACGTGCATATACTGATTGTTGAGAGGATCGATTTGTACTTCTTGAACCATGACATGATGTTTGCCGCCGTTCTCTAATTGAAGGTCAAATAAGCCATTTTGGCCGACATCGCGGAATGTCTTTAAAAAGGCGACAGCTTCTACCGATACAGGTGTGCTTTTAACCTTTTTGCCATATAATACGCCAGGGACATGCCCTTGATTACGAAGTTCTTTTGTTTGGTGTGCTTTTTGGTCTTTGCGTTCACGAGCATTCAATACGGTCATGATCTTTCACCTCTACTGTAAGATTTAACACAACTACTTACATGTGTTCCCTCATAGCTTGGTTTTCAAACAGACATGGATCGTTTTTCCCCGTGACCTTCTGACATCAGCAGCTAACCTTAATCAAAAAGCGTTGACACCGACGCGTCTTCATGGACGCGGATAATCGCTTCAGCCATCAAGCCGGCAACAGAAAGTTGCGTAATGTTTTCCCCTTTTTGCTTTTCATTTAGGGCAATCGTATTGGTTACGACTAGCTCTTTTATTTTAGAATTGCTAATACGTTCGATAGCCGGACCCGACAAAACCGGATGTGTACAGCACGCGTACACTTCTGTAGCCCCTTGCTCTACTAATGCATTCGCCGCAAGTGTAATCGTTCCTGCCGTATCAATAATATCGTCAATAATAATAGCTGTTTTTCCTTCAATATTGCCGACAATATTCATTACTTCTGAAACATTTGGTTTCGGGCGGCGCTTATCAATAATGGCAATTGGCGCTTTTAAGCGGTCCGCCATTTTTCTCGCGCGTACAACACCGCCGTGGTCAGGCGATACAACAACAATATCATCAAGCTTTTTGCTCTCAAAGTAATCAGACAAGAGCGGAACGCCCATTAGCTGGTCAACTGGAATGTCAAAAAACCCTTGGATTTGCGTAGCATGTAAATCAATGGTCAACACGCGGGTTGCCCCTGCTGTTTCAAGTAAATTGGCAACGAGTTTGGCGGTAATTGGCTCTCGCGCCCGCGCTTTCCTGTCTTGGCGCGCATAGCCGTAATAAGGGATCACAACATTTATCGTCCGTGCTGAAGCCCGTTTCACTGCGTCAATCATAATGAGGAGCTCCATTAAATGTTCGTTGGCTGGAGCCGACGTCGATTGAATCAAATAGACATCACAGCCGCGGATGCTTTCTTCAATGTTAATTTGCACTTCTCCGTCGCTAAACCGCATCACTGAGTTCTTTCCAAGTGAGACGCCGATGTGACGGGCAATCTCTTCAGCCAACCCTTTATTAGAATTGAGCGTAAACACCTTTAAGCTTGGATCGCTGTAATTTGCCATTTCGTTGCTTGACCTCCAGTTGTTCTTAAACATCTTTTTTCACGTAATTGTCCTTATTTACTTGCCTCGACCTTGCAATCGATAGCGCTTGGCTCGGAACATCATCGGTGATCGTTGAGCCGGCTGCAACAAATGCACGCTCGCCAATCTCCACAGGCGCAATTAAATTTGAGCCTGAACCGACAAAAGCGCCGTCTTTAATAATCGTCTTATGTTTATTTTTGCCATCATAATTGACTGTCACGACGCCGCAGCCGACGTTGACATCGCTGCCTACTTCCGCATCGCCTACATAAGTAAGGTGCGAAACTTTGCTTCCAGTGCCGACGCTTGCCTTTTTTAGTTCGACAAAATTGCCAACACGCACATTTTCTCCAACATCCGAACCAGGGCGGATATGGGCAAATGGGCCAATCGATGAGCCGTCAGCCACCACGCTGTCGCTTATTACCGAACTGCACACGTGAACGCCTCTGCCAAGCGTTGCAGAAGCGATTTCTGTACCTGATTCAATCACACAGTCTTCCCCAATAACAGACCGCCCTTTTATGGACGTATTTGGGTAAAGGACCGTATCTTGGCCAATCGATGCGTCTGCAGAAATATACGTTGTTTGCGGATCAATAATCGTAACGCCTTGGCGCATCCACTCTTCGTTAATGCGCTTGCGCATCGCTGCCTCTGCTTGTGACAGCGCCACACGATCATTCACGCCCATCGTTTCCGAAAGGGTATCTGTTTGGTAAGCTGAAATGGTTTCGCCTTTTTGCCGTAAAATGCCAATCACGTCAGGCAAATAATATTCCCCTTGGGCATTTTCATTTTTCACTTCTGCAAGCGCTTCAAACAATGCTTCATTGTCAAAACAGTACGTACCTGTATTCACTTCCGCAATCGCTAGCTCATCCACAGAAGCATCTTTATGTTCAACAATTTTCTCTACTTGCC is a genomic window of Shouchella clausii containing:
- a CDS encoding ribose-phosphate diphosphokinase; this encodes MANYSDPSLKVFTLNSNKGLAEEIARHIGVSLGKNSVMRFSDGEVQINIEESIRGCDVYLIQSTSAPANEHLMELLIMIDAVKRASARTINVVIPYYGYARQDRKARAREPITAKLVANLLETAGATRVLTIDLHATQIQGFFDIPVDQLMGVPLLSDYFESKKLDDIVVVSPDHGGVVRARKMADRLKAPIAIIDKRRPKPNVSEVMNIVGNIEGKTAIIIDDIIDTAGTITLAANALVEQGATEVYACCTHPVLSGPAIERISNSKIKELVVTNTIALNEKQKGENITQLSVAGLMAEAIIRVHEDASVSTLFD
- a CDS encoding 50S ribosomal protein L25/general stress protein Ctc, whose protein sequence is MTVLNARERKDQKAHQTKELRNQGHVPGVLYGKKVKSTPVSVEAVAFLKTFRDVGQNGLFDLQLENGGKHHVMVQEVQIDPLNNQYMHVDFFEVDMNEERDANVPVHLEGDAPGAKEGGIVNHLLYEITVNCLPADIPEAITVDISNLNIGDSLSVSDIRANVPVTIVNEDEETVVTVTPPTVTEDPDATEEDNTTAESVEATGERNDDNLDRPGRVE
- the glmU gene encoding bifunctional UDP-N-acetylglucosamine diphosphorylase/glucosamine-1-phosphate N-acetyltransferase GlmU, with product MSGRFAVILAAGQGTRMKSKLYKVLHPVCGKPMVEHVVDQVSKLEFDTTAVIVGHGAEEVKKTLTEKIEFVMQPEQLGTGHAVKCAEHLLASQKGTTVVLCGDTPLITAATIKKLMDTHEANGAKATVLTAHAPDPTGYGRVIRGSHRQVEKIVEHKDASVDELAIAEVNTGTYCFDNEALFEALAEVKNENAQGEYYLPDVIGILRQKGETISAYQTDTLSETMGVNDRVALSQAEAAMRKRINEEWMRQGVTIIDPQTTYISADASIGQDTVLYPNTSIKGRSVIGEDCVIESGTEIASATLGRGVHVCSSVISDSVVADGSSIGPFAHIRPGSDVGENVRVGNFVELKKASVGTGSKVSHLTYVGDAEVGSDVNVGCGVVTVNYDGKNKHKTIIKDGAFVGSGSNLIAPVEIGERAFVAAGSTITDDVPSQALSIARSRQVNKDNYVKKDV